One stretch of Rosistilla oblonga DNA includes these proteins:
- the ruvB gene encoding Holliday junction branch migration DNA helicase RuvB, with protein MAREAIYQQSSVDEEQDQQDRQLRPQRMADMVGQRDVIERLQIAIDAARGRSDPLGHILFDGPPGLGKTTFATVIGNELKTAVQIANGAGLKAPKDLIPYLTNVAENSVLFIDEIHRIPRTVEEYLYTAMEDFRIDIVLGEGVNARTLNLDLQPFTLIGATTRAGMLSAPLRDRFQIREHLDFYDLDDLSEIVRRNAKKLDVPVDEEAAMEIGRRSRSTPRIANNRLLWVRDYAQSRSDGKATYQTAIDAMKMTGIDALGLDKQDRNYLDTLIRVFGGGPAGIEAIGHTMNVSIDTIEDEVEPFLLRFELIVRTRRGRMATPKAYQHLGREFTGNSEDLL; from the coding sequence ATGGCACGCGAAGCGATTTATCAACAGTCCAGTGTCGACGAAGAACAAGACCAACAAGATCGCCAGTTGCGCCCGCAGCGGATGGCCGATATGGTCGGCCAACGCGATGTGATCGAACGACTGCAGATCGCGATCGATGCCGCCCGCGGACGATCCGATCCGTTGGGACATATCCTCTTCGACGGACCTCCCGGCCTCGGCAAGACAACGTTCGCCACCGTGATCGGCAACGAACTGAAGACCGCCGTCCAGATCGCCAACGGCGCGGGACTCAAGGCCCCCAAGGACCTGATCCCCTACCTGACCAACGTCGCGGAAAACTCGGTCCTCTTCATCGACGAGATCCATCGCATCCCGCGGACGGTGGAAGAGTATCTTTACACGGCGATGGAAGATTTCCGAATCGACATCGTGCTGGGCGAAGGGGTCAACGCGCGGACACTGAATCTGGACCTGCAACCGTTCACTTTGATCGGAGCGACGACGCGAGCCGGAATGCTTAGCGCTCCGCTCCGCGATCGCTTTCAAATTCGCGAGCACCTCGATTTCTACGACCTCGACGACCTCAGCGAGATCGTCCGTCGAAACGCCAAGAAACTGGACGTGCCGGTCGACGAAGAAGCCGCGATGGAGATCGGTCGCCGCAGTCGCAGCACCCCGCGGATCGCTAACAACCGGTTATTGTGGGTCCGCGATTATGCGCAGAGCCGCAGCGATGGCAAAGCGACTTACCAGACAGCGATCGATGCGATGAAGATGACCGGGATCGACGCGTTGGGACTCGACAAACAGGACCGCAACTACCTCGATACGCTGATCCGCGTCTTCGGCGGCGGACCGGCGGGGATCGAAGCGATCGGGCACACGATGAACGTCAGCATCGACACGATCGAAGACGAAGTCGAACCGTTTCTGCTGCGATTCGAACTGATCGTCCGCACCCGCCGCGGCCGGATGGCAACTCCCAAAGCCTACCAACACCTCGGCCGCGAATTCACCGGCAACAGCGAAGACCTGCTGTAG
- a CDS encoding sigma-70 family RNA polymerase sigma factor encodes MQPELPHPPSDAEFVGLLTQSQLSLLLYVRSLMPGEADAGDVAQQANAKIWEKRADFALGTNFLAWSFAIARFEVLNYRKRQARDSRLTFSEDLEQTITSELQQIDDDLLSRQEALRKCLDGLKPESRTLLMDRYGTTESLSDFARRIGRSAGGLKVSLHRIRTTLADCIERRLVSGASQ; translated from the coding sequence ATGCAACCCGAGCTTCCCCATCCGCCGAGCGATGCCGAATTTGTTGGCTTGTTGACCCAAAGTCAGCTGTCGCTGCTTTTATATGTCCGCAGCTTGATGCCTGGCGAAGCGGATGCCGGCGACGTCGCTCAACAAGCCAACGCGAAGATCTGGGAGAAGCGAGCCGATTTCGCGTTGGGGACCAATTTTTTGGCTTGGTCCTTTGCGATCGCTCGCTTCGAGGTGCTGAATTACCGCAAGCGGCAGGCTCGCGATTCGCGGCTGACGTTTTCCGAGGATCTGGAGCAGACGATCACCAGCGAGTTGCAGCAGATCGATGACGATCTATTGTCCCGTCAGGAGGCGCTGCGGAAGTGTCTCGACGGGCTGAAGCCGGAGAGTCGAACGCTGCTGATGGATCGCTACGGCACGACCGAATCGCTTTCCGATTTCGCTCGCCGCATCGGTCGCTCCGCCGGTGGCCTCAAGGTCTCGCTGCATCGCATTCGCACAACGCTAGCCGATTGCATCGAACGACGCCTCGTATCGGGAGCCTCGCAATGA
- a CDS encoding DUF1559 domain-containing protein, translating into MRHSQKAKAFTLVELLVVIAIIGILVGLLLPAVQAAREAARRMQCSNNLKQLGLAMHNYHDVYLKFPTGGLPVTLYRIGWPGRIFDFIEEGNRLDAMNSMSADALVTITPYRTLGAPHNGAHEIFANPIPAFACPSSPLGEQARSAPQINVQQGTLHYRANAGSANYGMVAGSDSGKTISTSGVIYPLSKTKFAHITDGTSSTLLIGEISDRQGWTDSMLNGWGGIQPWTWGYYYYSGNAGWLQIDNKYVQYPINFPGSVTTNASPYRSAHPGGAQFSFSDGSTRFQSETMDLNILHALATRAQGEVISTP; encoded by the coding sequence ATGCGACACTCCCAAAAAGCAAAAGCGTTTACGCTAGTCGAACTCCTGGTCGTTATTGCGATCATCGGCATCCTGGTCGGCCTGCTCCTCCCTGCGGTTCAAGCCGCACGCGAAGCAGCTCGCCGGATGCAGTGCAGCAACAACCTCAAGCAACTCGGCTTGGCGATGCACAACTACCACGATGTTTACCTCAAGTTCCCGACCGGCGGACTGCCAGTCACTCTCTATCGAATCGGCTGGCCCGGCCGCATCTTCGACTTCATCGAAGAAGGGAACCGCTTAGACGCGATGAACAGCATGTCGGCTGACGCGTTGGTAACGATCACCCCATACCGCACCCTCGGGGCTCCACACAACGGCGCCCACGAGATTTTCGCCAACCCAATCCCGGCGTTCGCCTGCCCTTCGTCACCACTCGGCGAGCAAGCTAGATCGGCACCACAGATCAACGTCCAACAGGGGACCCTGCATTACCGCGCCAACGCTGGCTCGGCAAACTATGGAATGGTTGCCGGATCGGACAGCGGAAAAACCATCAGCACCTCGGGCGTGATCTACCCGCTCAGCAAAACCAAGTTCGCCCACATCACCGACGGAACCAGCAGCACTCTGCTGATCGGTGAAATCTCCGACCGACAAGGCTGGACCGACTCGATGCTCAACGGCTGGGGCGGAATCCAACCGTGGACCTGGGGTTATTACTACTACTCCGGCAATGCGGGCTGGTTGCAGATCGACAACAAATACGTGCAATACCCGATCAACTTTCCGGGCAGCGTCACCACCAACGCAAGCCCCTATCGCAGTGCACACCCTGGCGGTGCGCAGTTTTCGTTCAGCGATGGGAGCACGCGATTCCAGAGTGAAACGATGGACTTGAACATCCTTCACGCCCTGGCAACACGCGCCCAAGGCGAAGTGATCTCGACCCCTTAA
- a CDS encoding metallophosphoesterase: MLISPHKKLSFPLLLLALTFHLGTFTSSADAQERTLPAADADSFSIVVIPDTQLYRPKDGKLSNDIFTQHIDWTLANLEKQNIVFVSHVGDIIDRNIDEQWTVAQQCMNRLHDKVPYGISVGNHDMTRAGDSSLFQKYFPTERFANCDWYGGCYTPKTHGVEVSGNNANSFQLFSTAGIDFVFLHLECNAPDDVLAWADEVLTQHNDRRAIITTHMCLGPKHHPKIPSDYMDAPKGRMQWKKVHGKLGNTPEEMWQKCFRKHANLSMICCGDQSRSHSLHEVAVGDHGNQVHQVLSDYSTGWLRLYRFHPAKNRVEAWTFHPSNEELCEGTKHVPGADGHQFAFDFPLTESKLP, encoded by the coding sequence TTGTTAATCTCCCCCCACAAAAAGCTCTCCTTCCCGCTGTTGCTGCTCGCCTTGACGTTCCACTTAGGAACCTTCACTTCGTCGGCGGATGCTCAAGAACGAACTCTCCCCGCCGCCGATGCGGATTCGTTTTCGATCGTTGTCATCCCCGACACACAACTGTATCGCCCTAAAGATGGCAAACTATCCAACGACATCTTTACCCAACACATCGATTGGACACTCGCCAACCTGGAGAAGCAGAACATCGTTTTCGTCAGCCACGTTGGCGACATCATCGACAGGAACATCGACGAACAATGGACCGTCGCTCAACAGTGCATGAACCGCCTGCACGACAAAGTTCCCTACGGCATCTCGGTCGGCAATCACGACATGACGCGAGCGGGCGATTCGTCGCTGTTCCAGAAGTACTTCCCGACGGAACGCTTTGCCAATTGCGATTGGTACGGCGGATGCTACACGCCCAAAACGCATGGCGTCGAGGTTTCGGGCAACAACGCAAACAGCTTCCAACTGTTTTCAACCGCCGGCATCGACTTTGTCTTCCTGCATCTGGAATGCAACGCACCGGACGACGTCTTAGCGTGGGCCGATGAAGTCTTAACGCAGCACAACGACCGGCGAGCGATCATCACGACACACATGTGCCTGGGGCCAAAGCACCACCCCAAGATACCAAGCGATTACATGGATGCTCCCAAGGGCCGGATGCAATGGAAAAAGGTCCACGGCAAACTTGGCAACACTCCAGAAGAGATGTGGCAGAAGTGCTTTCGCAAACATGCCAACCTCTCCATGATTTGCTGCGGCGATCAAAGCCGAAGCCACTCGCTACACGAAGTCGCGGTGGGCGATCATGGCAACCAAGTTCATCAGGTCCTCTCCGACTACAGCACCGGCTGGCTGCGTCTATATCGTTTTCACCCAGCCAAAAATCGCGTCGAAGCGTGGACGTTCCACCCCAGCAACGAAGAGTTGTGCGAGGGAACCAAACATGTTCCGGGAGCCGATGGCCATCAATTCGCGTTTGATTTCCCGCTGACCGAGAGCAAACTGCCGTAG
- a CDS encoding DUF1559 domain-containing protein produces the protein MQRTNTHTKGFTLVELLVVIAIIGILVGLLLPAVQQAREAARRIQCTNQTKQIGLALHNYHDTHRSFPPGGIVAEKVTKGVGDTWCNAGSSTQGAPWTVLILPFMEEGARYDQYDFDLPLSASYTSQVPSSSPNRPLWYEQNANYQCPSDPSSGGDVNNLSYFGVQGGGDSTTVNCWGGNSNVFFVNGILYANSSSKFRDVTDGTTNTFLVGETKYHLTEAGTVSTFYHSWASSIRLGTGGTMPHPVTLAGTYEPINSRIPTGSVPKGSTDSRTGYSRLFGSFHPGGCNMLMADASVNFVSETMDLNIYRQLGIRNDSLPIGGLPQ, from the coding sequence ATGCAACGGACGAACACACATACAAAGGGCTTCACGCTTGTCGAACTGTTGGTCGTGATCGCGATCATTGGGATCTTAGTCGGACTGCTGCTTCCCGCGGTTCAGCAAGCTCGCGAAGCGGCTCGACGAATTCAATGCACCAACCAAACCAAACAGATCGGTTTGGCACTGCACAACTATCACGATACACACCGCAGTTTTCCGCCAGGCGGAATCGTAGCAGAAAAGGTCACCAAAGGAGTTGGCGACACATGGTGTAACGCCGGATCCTCCACACAAGGCGCACCGTGGACTGTATTGATCCTGCCCTTCATGGAAGAGGGCGCGCGGTATGACCAATACGACTTCGACCTTCCACTGTCGGCTTCGTACACCAGCCAAGTCCCCAGCTCTTCACCAAACCGCCCGCTATGGTACGAACAGAACGCAAACTACCAATGCCCGTCGGATCCCTCCTCGGGTGGCGACGTGAACAATCTGAGCTACTTTGGCGTCCAAGGGGGCGGTGACTCAACGACTGTCAACTGCTGGGGCGGAAACTCGAACGTCTTCTTCGTCAACGGTATCCTCTACGCAAACTCCAGCAGCAAGTTTCGCGATGTCACCGACGGAACCACCAACACCTTTTTGGTCGGCGAAACGAAGTACCACCTGACCGAAGCGGGCACCGTTTCGACTTTCTACCACAGCTGGGCCTCTTCGATTCGCCTCGGCACCGGCGGAACGATGCCTCACCCCGTGACGCTGGCTGGAACGTACGAGCCGATCAATTCTCGCATCCCGACCGGCAGCGTCCCCAAGGGAAGCACCGATTCACGCACCGGATACTCCCGTCTGTTCGGCAGCTTTCACCCCGGCGGTTGCAACATGTTGATGGCCGACGCGTCAGTGAACTTTGTCAGCGAAACAATGGACCTCAACATCTATCGCCAACTCGGCATCCGCAACGATTCGCTGCCAATCGGAGGACTGCCACAATGA
- a CDS encoding LamG-like jellyroll fold domain-containing protein, translating to MTPEEREELIDSLIDGEIDEADFLRIEAEMSVDPEVRALYYNRLKLDLLLQREARGGVDDSESGVAQVVAPAAAISPAAPVNILQRRLTGIFAVLAATVLGFVAWSVWNPDSIRLGSPAGLAGKLEPTAAGFAILHGQSDAVWEGDPLATGSLVPSGPLRLLSGVAQIELFSGVRMVIEGDAQFVVQSAMLVQLDRGRARAQVPEAARGFRVQTRHGDLIDLGTEFAIDAGDEAARVEVLTGEVELQGQGAAPQRVLEGDAWQLSDAGVSERSDSDSLQVIGPDAFERQLSSQQVDQRRRWQQRVASMREDDRLIAWYQTQQTSADGRQLPNLAQSDSQTAGAAAIVACQPSSDRWGQAGGALDLSRTGSRIRVDVPGEFGSLTMMCWVKIHSLDRLYNSLFLTDGHELQEPHWQIMNDGRLFFSVKKFDGAEGKRRRPDKYNFYSPPFWDASLSGQWIMLATTYDVQARRVSHYFNGAEIGSEAIPADYLVPRVTIGPASIGNWSEPMYRTDPQFVVRNLNGSLDEFVLYSSALSGSEIAELYRLGNPAR from the coding sequence ATGACCCCCGAAGAACGCGAAGAGTTGATCGACAGCTTGATCGATGGAGAGATCGATGAAGCCGATTTCCTGCGGATCGAAGCGGAGATGTCGGTCGATCCCGAGGTCCGTGCCCTCTATTACAACCGCCTGAAGTTGGATCTGCTGCTGCAGCGCGAAGCGCGCGGCGGCGTTGATGATTCCGAATCGGGTGTTGCCCAAGTGGTTGCTCCTGCGGCGGCGATTTCGCCGGCTGCGCCTGTCAACATTCTGCAACGTCGTTTGACAGGAATCTTCGCTGTGCTGGCGGCTACGGTTTTAGGATTTGTTGCCTGGTCGGTCTGGAATCCGGATTCGATTCGTTTAGGATCGCCCGCCGGATTGGCGGGCAAGTTGGAACCGACAGCCGCCGGGTTTGCGATCTTGCACGGGCAATCGGATGCGGTTTGGGAAGGCGATCCGCTGGCGACCGGTTCGTTGGTGCCCAGTGGCCCGCTGCGGCTGTTGTCGGGCGTGGCGCAGATCGAATTGTTCAGCGGCGTGCGGATGGTGATCGAGGGGGACGCGCAGTTTGTCGTCCAGTCGGCGATGCTGGTTCAACTGGATCGCGGCCGCGCGAGGGCTCAAGTTCCCGAAGCAGCTCGCGGCTTCCGGGTTCAGACGCGGCATGGCGACTTGATCGATCTGGGGACTGAATTTGCGATCGACGCCGGCGACGAAGCGGCTCGCGTCGAGGTGCTGACTGGCGAAGTCGAACTGCAGGGCCAAGGGGCCGCACCGCAACGCGTGCTGGAAGGGGACGCGTGGCAGTTGTCCGATGCGGGCGTTTCCGAGCGATCGGATTCGGATTCGTTGCAGGTGATCGGCCCCGATGCGTTTGAGCGTCAGTTGTCGTCGCAGCAAGTCGACCAACGGCGGCGGTGGCAGCAGCGTGTCGCGTCGATGCGAGAGGACGATCGATTGATCGCCTGGTATCAAACTCAACAGACGTCGGCCGACGGGCGGCAGTTGCCGAATCTTGCCCAGAGCGACTCGCAGACCGCGGGGGCCGCGGCGATCGTCGCATGTCAGCCATCGAGCGATCGTTGGGGACAGGCTGGCGGTGCGCTCGATTTGAGCCGCACGGGCAGCCGGATCCGCGTCGACGTGCCGGGAGAGTTTGGCAGTTTGACGATGATGTGTTGGGTGAAGATTCACAGTTTGGATCGCCTGTACAATTCCTTGTTCCTGACCGACGGGCACGAGCTTCAAGAACCGCACTGGCAGATCATGAACGATGGCCGGTTGTTCTTCTCGGTGAAGAAGTTCGATGGGGCCGAAGGGAAGCGTCGCCGCCCCGACAAATACAACTTTTATTCGCCGCCGTTCTGGGACGCATCGCTCAGCGGACAGTGGATCATGTTGGCAACGACCTACGATGTCCAGGCTCGTCGCGTTTCGCATTACTTCAACGGAGCGGAGATCGGCAGCGAAGCGATTCCGGCCGATTATCTGGTCCCTCGGGTAACGATCGGCCCTGCGTCGATCGGCAATTGGAGCGAACCGATGTATCGCACCGACCCGCAGTTTGTCGTTCGCAACTTGAACGGCAGCCTCGATGAATTTGTCTTGTATTCGTCAGCTCTTTCCGGATCGGAAATCGCTGAACTATATCGCTTGGGAAACCCCGCTCGGTGA
- the hisB gene encoding imidazoleglycerol-phosphate dehydratase HisB, which yields MTRAASIQRKTGETDISLSIDLDGQGAGTRTTGVGFLDHMLDLFARHGLIDLTVDASGDLEVDDHHTTEDVGICLGQAIDKALGDRAGIRRYGHFTLPMDETLVTVAIDFSGRYAFEYRAPIANPKLGSFDSELIEHFWQSFAANTHCNLHVLMHYGRNSHHIAEAVFKATARAVRMAVEVDPRVQGVMSTKGSLS from the coding sequence ATGACACGCGCCGCATCGATTCAACGCAAAACAGGCGAAACCGACATCAGCCTTTCGATCGACCTCGACGGCCAAGGGGCTGGCACGCGGACGACCGGCGTCGGGTTTCTCGATCACATGCTGGACCTGTTCGCCCGGCATGGGTTGATCGATTTGACAGTCGACGCCAGCGGCGATTTGGAAGTCGACGACCACCACACGACCGAAGATGTCGGGATCTGCTTGGGCCAAGCGATCGACAAAGCTCTCGGCGATCGGGCCGGCATCCGCCGCTACGGTCACTTCACCCTGCCGATGGACGAAACACTGGTCACCGTCGCGATCGACTTCAGCGGCCGCTATGCGTTTGAATACCGAGCCCCGATCGCCAATCCGAAGCTGGGAAGTTTTGATTCCGAGCTGATCGAACACTTTTGGCAAAGCTTCGCCGCCAACACGCACTGCAATCTGCATGTGCTGATGCACTACGGCCGCAACAGCCACCATATCGCCGAAGCGGTCTTTAAGGCGACAGCTCGCGCCGTCCGGATGGCTGTCGAAGTCGACCCGCGGGTTCAGGGAGTGATGAGCACCAAGGGCAGCCTTAGCTAG
- a CDS encoding DUF1552 domain-containing protein — protein MRGTGVAMALPWLESIPVWGSEKLTDDQVTASPQRFAALFMGCGINRDHWWAKGSGTEMELGKSLAPMEPIKHKMNFITGLYNENANGVGIHPGQTGNILSGASLKKGSELRGDISMDQVLANHFAEETVAPSLVLGCEQPTTGYHETNFSMAYSSHISWQNATSPVPMEVYPSLAFDSLFDNHGSRRMESILDRVREETASLNRKISQSDRTKLDEYLSSVREVEKRAEAMRTVHAKATERAHHRGQPIAAMKRPDDGLPEDIREHMQLMCDIIAIGFQTDKSRVATLLLNRDLSGLFYPFLDVTKTHHSASHDDRSDEYERISRYYCSQYAYLASKLDAMPEGDGTVLDHSCLLFISSMWSGSSHDSTKLPVLLTGGMSGQMETGRVLDYLDKGDDNRKLCGMYLTIMNRMGVKLDAFGDAEEQLAGL, from the coding sequence TTGCGAGGCACCGGGGTGGCGATGGCGCTGCCGTGGTTGGAATCGATTCCGGTTTGGGGAAGCGAAAAGCTTACCGACGATCAAGTGACCGCTTCGCCGCAACGCTTTGCCGCGCTGTTCATGGGCTGTGGGATCAACCGAGATCATTGGTGGGCTAAGGGAAGCGGCACCGAGATGGAGCTTGGAAAGAGCCTTGCACCGATGGAGCCGATCAAGCACAAGATGAATTTCATCACCGGCTTGTATAACGAAAATGCCAACGGCGTCGGCATCCACCCAGGGCAGACCGGCAACATTCTTTCCGGTGCGTCGCTGAAGAAGGGATCGGAGCTGCGTGGCGACATCAGCATGGATCAGGTGCTTGCCAATCATTTTGCCGAAGAGACCGTTGCTCCGAGCCTGGTGCTTGGTTGTGAGCAACCGACGACGGGGTACCACGAAACCAATTTTTCGATGGCGTACAGTTCCCATATCTCATGGCAGAATGCGACCTCGCCGGTGCCGATGGAAGTCTATCCTTCGCTGGCCTTTGACTCCTTGTTCGACAATCACGGCAGCCGGCGGATGGAGAGTATTCTCGACCGGGTGCGTGAAGAGACCGCGTCGCTGAATCGCAAGATCAGTCAGTCGGATCGTACGAAGTTGGACGAGTACCTGAGCAGCGTTCGCGAAGTCGAGAAGCGAGCCGAGGCGATGCGAACCGTTCATGCGAAGGCGACCGAGCGAGCTCATCATCGCGGTCAACCGATCGCTGCGATGAAGCGTCCCGACGACGGTTTGCCTGAAGACATTCGCGAGCACATGCAATTGATGTGCGACATCATCGCGATCGGTTTTCAAACCGACAAGTCGCGCGTGGCGACGCTGCTGCTGAACCGCGACCTGTCGGGATTGTTCTATCCGTTTTTAGACGTCACAAAAACGCATCACTCGGCGTCTCACGACGACCGTTCCGACGAATACGAACGAATCTCACGCTACTACTGTTCGCAGTACGCCTACCTGGCGAGCAAGCTGGATGCGATGCCCGAAGGAGATGGGACCGTCCTGGATCACTCTTGCCTCTTGTTTATCTCGAGCATGTGGTCGGGCAGTTCTCACGATTCGACTAAGTTGCCCGTCTTGTTAACCGGTGGTATGTCCGGGCAGATGGAGACGGGTCGAGTGCTGGATTATCTGGACAAGGGAGATGACAACCGCAAGCTTTGCGGTATGTATCTAACGATCATGAACCGCATGGGAGTGAAGTTAGATGCATTCGGTGACGCCGAAGAACAGCTCGCCGGATTGTAG